A single window of Pontibacillus chungwhensis DNA harbors:
- a CDS encoding rhodanese-like domain-containing protein → MYEVQELTASELEVMLKNNVRTHIIDVREYEEVAQGMIPSAKHIPLQQIPDSLNYFHKDQEYIIVCRAGVRSMNACLYLAQHGFTATNLAGGMLDWNGEVI, encoded by the coding sequence GTGTATGAAGTGCAAGAATTAACTGCATCAGAATTAGAAGTTATGCTAAAAAATAATGTCCGTACACATATAATAGATGTACGCGAATATGAGGAAGTTGCACAAGGAATGATTCCATCTGCTAAGCATATTCCTCTTCAACAAATTCCTGATTCATTAAATTATTTTCATAAAGATCAAGAATATATTATTGTCTGTCGAGCTGGAGTAAGAAGTATGAATGCGTGTTTATACTTAGCTCAACATGGTTTCACTGCCACTAATCTTGCTGGCGGAATGCTCGATTGGAATGGAGAAGTTATATGA
- the leuS gene encoding leucine--tRNA ligase, producing MAYDHKSIEKKWQDYWVGEKIFKADSSSDKDKFYALDMFPYPSGAGLHVGHPEGMTATDIVSRMKRMQGYEVLHPMGWDAFGLPAEQYALDTGNDPAVFTKQNIDNFRRQIQALGFSYDWDREVNTTDPNYYKWTQWIFTKLYEKGLAYVDEVAVNWCPALGTVLANEEVVDGVSERGGHPVIRKPMKQWMLKITAYADRLLEDLEELDWPESIKDMQRNWIGKSEGADVHFDVDGHDETFTVFTTRPDTLFGATYAVLAPEHPFVEQIVTAEQKEAVQSYLNEVTKKSDLERTDLAKEKTGVFTGAYAVNPVNGERIQIWVADYVLMSYGSGAIMAVPAHDERDYEFAKTFDLPIRAVVEGGNVEEEAYTEDGKHINSDFLNGLDKEEAIQKAIDWLEAEGKGEKKTSYRLRDWLFSRQRYWGEPIPVIHWEDGSVTAEKVENLPLELPKTENIKPSGTGESPLANIEDWVNVVDPDTGMKGRRETNTMPQWAGSCWYFLRYIDPDNSEQLADPEKLKEWLPVDMYIGGAEHAVLHLLYARFWHKFLYDIGVVPTKEPFQRLFNQGMILGENNEKMSKSKGNVVNPDDIVETHGADTLRLYEMFMGPLEASVAWSTNGLDGARRFLDRVYRLFATDDGRLSEKVVKESQSTDLERSYHETVKKVTENFEALRFNTAISQMMVFINDAYKANEIPAQYAEGFMKLLSPVAPHLAEELWSILGHEGTISYEAWPVHDEAKLIDDEVEIVLQVMGKVRSKVNAPKDASKEELEKLAMADETIQEWIEGKTVRKVIAVPGKLVNIVAN from the coding sequence ATGGCATACGATCATAAATCGATCGAGAAGAAATGGCAAGACTACTGGGTTGGGGAGAAAATTTTTAAAGCTGACAGCAGTAGTGATAAAGACAAATTCTATGCACTAGATATGTTCCCTTATCCATCAGGAGCTGGTCTGCACGTTGGGCACCCTGAAGGAATGACAGCTACAGATATTGTTTCTCGTATGAAACGTATGCAAGGATATGAAGTTCTTCATCCAATGGGGTGGGACGCATTTGGTCTTCCGGCTGAACAATATGCCCTTGATACAGGGAATGATCCTGCTGTATTTACCAAGCAGAATATTGATAACTTCCGTCGCCAAATTCAAGCACTTGGCTTTTCTTATGATTGGGACCGTGAAGTAAATACAACAGATCCCAATTACTATAAGTGGACTCAATGGATCTTCACGAAACTATATGAAAAAGGCCTAGCTTACGTAGATGAAGTGGCTGTTAACTGGTGTCCTGCACTTGGGACCGTTCTTGCCAACGAAGAAGTAGTAGACGGCGTGAGTGAACGTGGCGGGCATCCTGTTATTCGTAAACCGATGAAGCAGTGGATGCTTAAGATTACAGCCTATGCCGATCGTTTACTTGAAGATCTTGAAGAGCTTGACTGGCCTGAAAGCATTAAAGATATGCAACGTAACTGGATCGGGAAATCAGAAGGAGCGGACGTTCACTTCGATGTGGATGGACACGATGAAACGTTCACTGTATTCACTACTCGCCCGGACACTCTATTCGGTGCTACGTATGCGGTGTTGGCTCCAGAACATCCTTTTGTAGAACAAATCGTTACGGCTGAACAGAAAGAAGCAGTTCAAAGCTATCTTAATGAAGTGACGAAGAAGAGTGACTTAGAGCGTACAGATCTTGCTAAGGAGAAAACGGGTGTCTTCACAGGTGCATATGCCGTGAACCCTGTAAATGGAGAACGCATCCAAATCTGGGTAGCGGATTATGTGCTAATGTCTTATGGATCTGGTGCTATTATGGCCGTTCCAGCTCATGATGAGCGTGACTATGAATTTGCTAAAACGTTTGATCTTCCAATCCGTGCTGTAGTAGAAGGTGGGAATGTTGAAGAGGAGGCTTACACGGAAGACGGTAAGCACATCAACTCAGACTTTCTGAATGGATTAGATAAGGAAGAAGCCATTCAAAAAGCAATTGACTGGCTTGAAGCAGAAGGGAAAGGGGAAAAGAAAACCTCTTATCGCCTTCGAGACTGGTTATTTAGTCGCCAACGTTACTGGGGTGAACCAATCCCTGTCATTCACTGGGAAGACGGTTCAGTTACGGCGGAAAAAGTAGAAAATCTTCCACTAGAACTACCGAAAACGGAAAATATCAAACCTTCAGGAACAGGAGAATCCCCTCTTGCCAATATTGAAGATTGGGTAAATGTAGTTGATCCTGATACAGGCATGAAAGGTCGTCGTGAAACGAATACAATGCCTCAGTGGGCTGGTAGTTGCTGGTACTTCCTTCGTTATATTGATCCTGATAACAGTGAGCAACTAGCTGATCCTGAAAAACTTAAAGAGTGGTTACCGGTTGATATGTATATCGGCGGGGCGGAACATGCGGTTCTTCACCTTCTATATGCTCGTTTCTGGCACAAATTCCTTTACGATATTGGTGTGGTACCGACAAAAGAACCATTCCAACGTCTATTCAATCAGGGTATGATTCTTGGGGAAAATAATGAAAAGATGAGTAAGTCTAAAGGGAATGTTGTAAATCCTGATGATATCGTCGAAACGCATGGCGCGGACACACTACGTCTGTATGAAATGTTTATGGGACCTCTTGAAGCCTCTGTAGCCTGGTCTACAAATGGATTAGACGGAGCTCGTCGATTCTTGGATCGTGTCTACCGTTTATTTGCTACTGACGATGGTCGTCTCTCTGAAAAAGTTGTTAAGGAAAGCCAAAGCACAGACCTTGAACGCTCTTATCACGAGACGGTGAAAAAGGTAACGGAAAACTTTGAGGCTCTTCGCTTCAACACAGCTATTTCTCAGATGATGGTCTTCATTAATGATGCTTATAAAGCTAACGAAATCCCCGCACAGTATGCTGAAGGGTTTATGAAGTTGCTATCACCAGTAGCCCCTCACCTTGCAGAAGAGCTGTGGAGCATTCTGGGACATGAAGGAACGATTAGCTATGAAGCATGGCCTGTACACGATGAAGCGAAATTAATCGATGACGAAGTAGAGATTGTCCTTCAAGTCATGGGGAAAGTACGCTCTAAAGTGAATGCCCCTAAAGATGCTTCTAAAGAAGAATTAGAAAAACTAGCAATGGCAGATGAGACGATCCAGGAATGGATTGAAGGTAAAACCGTTCGTAAAGTCATAGCGGTACCAGGGAAACTTGTTAATATCGTTGCAAACTAG
- a CDS encoding DUF2705 family protein: MGNFFNLIRNEWMKLLQRKSTWIMAIILVVAVFGIVGLLRWDYSNNDNPAQSPTWEEQLQQQISAYETRKEGVAPSSNQYKDAVEQIELAQYRIDHELAPLEGGTYWSTVNNSVLFFSFLVLFVIIVASGIIANEFSKGTIKLLAIRPATRGKLLYSKYVTVLLFSVAITGLLLVCALVSGLFFPFDSYTYLTWNGETVSEWPAIVEVLQAYVYSMVNLVVMGTVAFMIATLFRSNGLAIGLSMFLSFATYPAMNLLQGYEWAKYLLFAHNEFAQHLTQPLFDVTPAFSLFIIISYLIIFHVLTYISFKKRDIAV, translated from the coding sequence TTGGGTAACTTTTTTAATTTAATTCGTAATGAATGGATGAAATTACTCCAGCGGAAAAGTACGTGGATTATGGCCATTATATTGGTGGTAGCTGTGTTTGGAATCGTTGGACTCTTAAGGTGGGATTATAGCAATAACGACAACCCTGCCCAATCCCCTACATGGGAAGAGCAACTTCAACAACAGATTAGTGCATACGAAACACGTAAAGAGGGAGTGGCGCCTTCTTCAAATCAGTATAAAGATGCTGTAGAGCAAATAGAATTAGCGCAGTATCGAATCGATCATGAATTAGCCCCGCTTGAAGGGGGGACTTATTGGTCTACTGTTAACAATTCTGTATTATTCTTTTCTTTCTTAGTGCTATTCGTCATTATTGTTGCCTCCGGAATTATTGCGAATGAATTTTCGAAAGGAACCATTAAACTTCTAGCCATACGCCCGGCAACTCGAGGGAAGCTTCTTTATAGTAAATATGTGACTGTGCTGCTGTTTTCCGTAGCGATTACAGGATTGTTATTGGTATGTGCACTAGTTTCAGGACTTTTCTTCCCATTTGATTCTTATACGTATTTAACATGGAACGGGGAGACTGTGTCAGAGTGGCCAGCTATTGTTGAAGTTCTCCAAGCGTATGTATATTCTATGGTGAATTTAGTAGTAATGGGGACGGTTGCTTTTATGATCGCAACTCTTTTTAGGTCAAATGGACTCGCAATTGGGTTAAGTATGTTTTTATCATTTGCCACTTATCCGGCCATGAATTTATTGCAAGGGTATGAATGGGCCAAATATCTTTTGTTCGCTCACAATGAATTTGCACAGCACCTGACGCAGCCGCTGTTTGACGTTACGCCTGCCTTTTCATTATTTATCATAATAAGTTATTTGATTATCTTCCATGTGCTTACGTACATTTCGTTCAAGAAGCGGGATATAGCGGTTTAG
- a CDS encoding ABC transporter ATP-binding protein gives MADSVVQLKGLRKDIKNKTIIHNLDLDLYEGEVFGFLGPNGAGKTTTIRMMVGLMKPTGGNVVIGGTSLLEDYEEAISQVGAIVENPELYNYMSGYKNLVHFSRMHKGVTKDRIQEVVDQVGLASRIHEKVKTYSLGMRQRLGLAQAILHKPKFLILDEPTNGLDPAGIREFRTYLRKIARDEGVSILVSSHLLSEIELMCDRVGIIQKGKLIDVRTVKEETDTSNWTFTVDQPLRAKEVLEEVFENVEGEVNERSLLLSIPESEVPQYNKALVEEGVLVYGIAKTKSTLEDEFLKVTGGEQVG, from the coding sequence ATGGCTGATTCTGTGGTGCAATTAAAGGGCTTGCGAAAAGATATTAAAAATAAGACCATCATTCATAATTTAGACCTTGATCTGTATGAAGGTGAAGTATTTGGTTTTCTAGGTCCTAACGGCGCTGGTAAAACCACCACCATCCGGATGATGGTAGGTCTTATGAAGCCGACTGGCGGAAATGTCGTAATCGGAGGAACTTCTTTACTTGAAGATTATGAGGAAGCAATCAGTCAGGTCGGTGCCATTGTTGAGAATCCGGAGTTATATAATTACATGTCAGGGTACAAGAATCTGGTTCACTTTTCTCGTATGCATAAAGGAGTCACCAAAGATCGAATTCAAGAAGTGGTTGATCAGGTTGGGCTCGCTTCACGTATTCATGAAAAAGTGAAGACGTATTCCCTGGGGATGAGACAGCGCCTGGGCTTAGCGCAAGCGATTCTTCATAAACCTAAATTCTTAATCCTAGATGAACCAACAAATGGTTTAGATCCTGCGGGGATTCGTGAATTTCGCACCTATTTAAGGAAAATTGCTCGCGATGAAGGAGTTAGTATACTAGTGTCTAGTCACCTTCTTTCTGAAATTGAGCTTATGTGTGATCGTGTAGGAATTATACAAAAAGGTAAACTGATTGACGTTCGAACAGTAAAAGAGGAAACGGACACGTCTAATTGGACATTTACGGTTGACCAACCGCTTCGTGCCAAGGAGGTCCTCGAGGAAGTGTTTGAGAATGTGGAGGGAGAGGTTAACGAACGTTCTCTTTTATTATCAATCCCCGAGAGTGAAGTGCCTCAGTATAATAAAGCCCTCGTAGAAGAAGGGGTTCTGGTTTATGGCATAGCGAAAACGAAATCGACCTTAGAAGATGAGTTTCTTAAAGTGACCGGAGGTGAGCAGGTTGGGTAA
- a CDS encoding ABC transporter ATP-binding protein: protein MISFQHVSKRYIKHKALRDVTFNLEKGKVIGVVGENGSGKSTTLKLIAGLLRPTSGEVTVDDQKVDRGISRMVAYMSELDHVYPFFTVGEAVDYFASQFNDLDREKAEEILSFMKLRKDQKVKTLSKGNKGRLKMTITLARKVPYILLDEPFSGLDPMVRNAIVKGLIRFVDLDAQSLIITTHEIREIEPVLDEVLVIREGQVLGHELVDDIRSNGRDIVGWMEHLYEGGHIDG, encoded by the coding sequence ATGATCTCATTTCAACATGTATCAAAGCGGTATATAAAACATAAAGCGCTCCGTGACGTGACGTTTAACTTAGAGAAGGGCAAGGTGATAGGAGTAGTCGGTGAGAATGGAAGTGGGAAGTCGACCACTCTGAAACTTATAGCTGGTTTACTCCGCCCGACAAGTGGCGAGGTTACAGTGGATGACCAAAAAGTGGACCGAGGCATTAGTCGTATGGTCGCCTATATGTCAGAGCTTGATCATGTCTATCCATTCTTTACAGTAGGAGAAGCGGTTGACTATTTTGCTTCTCAATTTAATGATTTAGACCGAGAGAAAGCAGAAGAAATCCTGTCATTTATGAAGTTAAGGAAGGACCAAAAGGTAAAGACGTTATCCAAAGGGAATAAAGGACGCTTAAAGATGACGATTACCTTGGCACGTAAAGTTCCTTATATCTTATTGGATGAACCTTTCTCTGGCTTAGATCCTATGGTAAGGAATGCGATTGTAAAAGGCTTGATCCGCTTTGTGGACCTTGACGCACAATCCTTGATTATTACAACTCATGAAATCAGAGAAATTGAACCTGTTCTAGACGAAGTTCTTGTGATTAGAGAGGGCCAAGTACTTGGACATGAACTAGTGGACGATATTCGATCAAATGGAAGAGACATTGTGGGATGGATGGAACATTTATACGAAGGAGGGCACATCGATGGCTGA
- a CDS encoding GntR family transcriptional regulator, with the protein MPIDFQQDRPIYQQLMDRLSNEIVRGDRMPGDKLPSVREYAVDTGVNPNTVSRVYRELEQLTIVESRRGQGTFVTEDQKRLNQLREELKERQIDRFITEMKQLGFSENEMIQGLQAKAKGEGN; encoded by the coding sequence ATGCCGATTGATTTTCAACAAGACAGACCAATTTATCAGCAACTTATGGATCGCTTATCAAATGAAATCGTAAGGGGAGATCGTATGCCTGGGGACAAATTACCTTCTGTTCGAGAATATGCGGTTGATACGGGGGTTAATCCGAACACGGTATCGCGCGTATACCGGGAGTTGGAACAATTAACGATTGTGGAGTCAAGAAGAGGGCAAGGAACATTTGTAACAGAGGATCAGAAGCGTCTAAATCAGCTGCGTGAAGAGCTGAAAGAACGTCAAATCGATCGGTTCATAACAGAAATGAAGCAACTAGGTTTTTCAGAAAACGAAATGATACAAGGTCTTCAAGCGAAGGCGAAAGGGGAGGGAAATTAA
- a CDS encoding DUF2524 family protein produces the protein MMMATRDSIENMVEVAKRKMEAAREQLEQANQVGYQPSDEYSQVQLGLEEAETEIQKLMHSANHQQKDQLHRLHLQVTQVLNDMILDHEDLGEYKQQ, from the coding sequence ATGATGATGGCGACACGTGATTCCATAGAAAATATGGTAGAAGTGGCAAAGAGAAAAATGGAAGCTGCCAGAGAACAATTAGAACAAGCAAACCAAGTCGGTTATCAACCAAGTGACGAATATAGCCAGGTGCAACTTGGCTTAGAAGAAGCAGAAACTGAAATTCAAAAGCTGATGCATAGTGCGAACCATCAGCAAAAAGATCAACTTCACCGTTTGCATCTGCAAGTTACACAAGTATTAAATGATATGATCTTAGATCATGAAGATTTAGGGGAATACAAACAGCAATAG
- a CDS encoding tRNA (mnm(5)s(2)U34)-methyltransferase, whose protein sequence is MLYRILDYAHYLLEQSIEPGETALDGTAGNGHDTVFLSKLVGEKGNVLSFDIQEQAIESTHDRLVEHNIYNVNLIMDNHAHFKKYIDEDAVLGGAIFNLGYLPGSDKSVVTEAVSTLEAVQGILERLKKKGILVLVVYHGHEGGQQEKEALLKSLSKLDQKQYNVLRYGFLNQVNTPPFILAIEKK, encoded by the coding sequence ATGTTGTACCGTATTTTAGATTATGCTCATTACTTGTTAGAACAATCAATCGAGCCCGGCGAAACCGCTCTTGATGGTACAGCCGGAAATGGACACGATACTGTCTTTTTAAGCAAGCTGGTTGGTGAAAAAGGGAATGTGCTGTCATTTGACATCCAGGAACAAGCCATAGAATCCACTCATGACCGCTTAGTGGAACACAATATTTACAACGTTAATCTTATTATGGATAACCATGCTCATTTTAAGAAGTATATAGACGAAGACGCCGTCCTAGGTGGGGCAATTTTCAACCTTGGTTATCTACCCGGGAGTGATAAATCAGTCGTAACTGAAGCTGTTTCCACTCTTGAGGCCGTCCAAGGGATTCTTGAAAGACTCAAAAAGAAAGGGATATTAGTACTTGTCGTCTACCACGGGCATGAAGGTGGACAACAGGAAAAAGAAGCTCTTCTTAAATCCCTCTCAAAATTAGACCAAAAACAATACAATGTCCTGCGGTACGGATTTTTAAATCAAGTCAATACGCCGCCATTCATTCTGGCCATCGAGAAAAAATAA